The Corynebacterium felinum DNA segment CTTGAGCAAGCATTGCGTCAGCAACCTTCTTGAATCCTGCAATGTTTGCGCCGACAACGTAGTCACCTTCATGACCGTACTCGCGGGCGGTCTCAGCGCAGGTCTTGAAAATGTTGCGCATGATGCTATGCAAACGCTCATCGGTGTACTCGAAGGACCAGGAATCGCGGGAAGCGTTCTGCTGCATCTCCAGTGCGGAGGTAGCGACACCGCCAGCGTTTGCAGCCTTACCTGGGCCGAAGTGGATTCCCTTCTCGCGGTACACCTCGATAGCCTCAGCGGTCGATGGCATGTTGGCGCCTTCAGCAATGAACTTACAGCCGTTCGCTGCAAGGGTGCGTGCGTGGTCGCCGTTGAGCTCATTCTGGGTTGCGCACGGCAGTGCGACGTCGCAAGGAAGGTCCCAGATGGAACCGGTGGTGTGATAGGTAGCGCCTTCAACTTCGTCGACATAGACGGAGACGCGCTCGCGGCGAACTTCCTTGATTTCCTTCAGCTTGGCCACATCGACACCGTTCGGGGTGTGAACCCAGCCGGAGGAGTCGGAGAAACCAATGACGGTTGCGCCGAGTTCCTGCGCCTTTTCAATAGCGTAGATTGCCACGTTGCCGGAACCGGAAACAATAACCTTCGAGCCCTCGAAGGTTGCGCCATGCGCCTTGAGCATTTCGTGGGTGAAGTAAACACAGCCGTAGCCAGTTGCTTCGGTACGAACCAAGGAACCACCCCAGCTAAGGCCCTTGCCGGTGAGGACACCGGATTCGTGCTGGTTAGCCATACGGCGGTACTGGCCGAAGAGGTAGCCGATTTCGCGGCCTCCAACACCGATGTCGCCTGCTGGCACGTCGCGGTATTCACCGATGTGGCGGTGCAGTTCGGTCATGAAGGACTGGCAAAAACGCATGATTTCAGCGTCCGAGCGGCCCTTTGGATCGAAGTCGGAGCCACCCTTGCCGCCACCGATAGGCAGGCCGGTGAGGGAGTTTTTGAAGATCTGCTCGAAGCCCAAGAACTTAATGATGCCCAAGTTCACCGATGGGTGGAAACGCAGGCCGCCCTTGTAGGGGCCGAGCGCGGAGTTGAACTGCACACGGAAGCCGCGGTTGACCTGGACGGTGCCGTTGTCATCAACCCAAGGCACACGGAAGATGATCTGACGTTCTGGTTCGCACAGGCGCTGGATCAAGCCGTAGTCAGCG contains these protein-coding regions:
- the gdhA gene encoding NADP-specific glutamate dehydrogenase codes for the protein MSDIQETVAGYYELLLQRNAGEPEFHQAVAEVMESLKIVLEKDPHYADYGLIQRLCEPERQIIFRVPWVDDNGTVQVNRGFRVQFNSALGPYKGGLRFHPSVNLGIIKFLGFEQIFKNSLTGLPIGGGKGGSDFDPKGRSDAEIMRFCQSFMTELHRHIGEYRDVPAGDIGVGGREIGYLFGQYRRMANQHESGVLTGKGLSWGGSLVRTEATGYGCVYFTHEMLKAHGATFEGSKVIVSGSGNVAIYAIEKAQELGATVIGFSDSSGWVHTPNGVDVAKLKEIKEVRRERVSVYVDEVEGATYHTTGSIWDLPCDVALPCATQNELNGDHARTLAANGCKFIAEGANMPSTAEAIEVYREKGIHFGPGKAANAGGVATSALEMQQNASRDSWSFEYTDERLHSIMRNIFKTCAETAREYGHEGDYVVGANIAGFKKVADAMLAQGII